The Antarcticibacterium sp. 1MA-6-2 genome has a window encoding:
- a CDS encoding RidA family protein — translation MKKIIKTSMAPAPIGPYNQAVLTGNMLYTSGQIAINPETNELETGNLEEETKLVMENLKAILTEAGMTFENVIKTSIFISDMNNFSRINEVYGKYFDPETALTRETVEVANLPKFVNVEISAIAVK, via the coding sequence ATGAAGAAAATAATTAAGACATCGATGGCTCCGGCACCAATAGGACCATACAATCAGGCTGTGTTAACGGGAAATATGCTTTACACATCGGGGCAGATAGCTATTAATCCTGAAACTAACGAGCTGGAAACGGGAAACCTGGAAGAGGAGACGAAACTGGTGATGGAAAACTTAAAGGCTATTTTGACTGAGGCAGGAATGACTTTTGAAAATGTCATTAAAACTTCTATTTTCATTAGCGATATGAACAACTTCTCAAGGATCAATGAAGTTTATGGGAAATATTTTGATCCTGAAACAGCACTTACCAGAGAAACAGTTGAAGTTGCAAATCTCCCGAAGTTTGTTAATGTAGAAATAAGCGCTATAGCAGTTAAATAG
- a CDS encoding methylglyoxal synthase — translation MTIAIIAHNGKKAEMVQFLNEHKEVLMSKGIKLIATGNTGNKTEAAGFKVEKLLSGPLGGDAQIASRLAEGHVQMILFFRDPLDKHPHEPDIVMLMRLCDVHDIPIATNPATARLMMKAI, via the coding sequence ATGACAATAGCAATAATAGCCCATAATGGGAAAAAGGCAGAAATGGTTCAATTTCTAAATGAACATAAGGAAGTTTTAATGTCCAAAGGAATTAAGCTTATTGCCACTGGGAATACAGGAAATAAAACTGAAGCAGCTGGTTTTAAGGTAGAAAAACTTTTGTCGGGGCCATTGGGAGGTGATGCACAAATCGCTTCCCGTCTCGCAGAAGGTCATGTACAAATGATCCTTTTCTTCAGAGATCCTCTCGACAAGCACCCTCACGAACCGGATATTGTAATGCTTATGAGGCTGTGTGATGTGCACGATATTCCTATAGCAACAAATCCCGCAACCGCAAGGTTAATGATGAAGGCTATTTAA
- a CDS encoding translocation/assembly module TamB domain-containing protein produces the protein MFHQNFKSWFLDLEISSDRMLVLDTEAEVDALYYGTAFIDGLATIKGATDELVINVNAATERGTIFKIPLSDAESVGDNSYIHFLSPEEKASRLAGEEIELPEVKGLELNFDLDITNDAEVEVVIDQTSGSTLRGRGAGSMLIEINTNGKFNMWGDFVVYEGVYNFKYAGLVQKIFRVKPGGNITWNGSPTQAELDVSAVYDVTANPAVLLENPSLNRKIPVEVVILLQGQIAQPELTFDVEFPNASSAVRSELEYRMNDRASRELQALFLVTQGSFYSEMAIGQNAITGNLVERASSIVNDIFADEDGKFQVGVNYVQGDRTPDQQTVDRFGLTLSTQISDRVLINGAVGVPVGGVTESVIIGDVEIQFLLNEEGTLRAKVFNRENNIQFIGEEIGFTQGLGLTYSVDFDTFKELIRKIANTQAIKQEEGEGVSDKKSLAPEYIVFPEQ, from the coding sequence ATTTTCCACCAAAATTTTAAAAGCTGGTTCCTTGACCTTGAAATTTCCAGTGATCGCATGCTGGTACTCGATACCGAAGCTGAAGTTGATGCCCTTTACTACGGAACAGCTTTTATAGATGGTCTCGCTACTATTAAAGGGGCTACAGATGAGCTGGTGATCAATGTAAACGCCGCAACCGAACGGGGAACTATATTTAAAATTCCCTTAAGTGATGCCGAATCTGTTGGAGATAATTCTTATATCCATTTCTTAAGTCCGGAAGAAAAAGCTTCCAGGCTGGCGGGAGAGGAGATAGAACTACCTGAGGTAAAAGGTTTGGAACTCAATTTTGACCTCGATATTACCAATGATGCTGAAGTAGAAGTAGTAATAGATCAAACCAGCGGAAGTACATTAAGGGGACGGGGAGCAGGAAGCATGCTTATTGAGATCAACACAAACGGCAAGTTCAACATGTGGGGAGACTTTGTAGTGTATGAGGGAGTTTACAATTTCAAATATGCAGGACTGGTTCAAAAGATCTTCAGGGTTAAACCGGGAGGAAATATCACCTGGAATGGTAGCCCAACCCAGGCCGAATTAGATGTAAGTGCTGTTTACGATGTCACTGCTAATCCTGCGGTGCTGCTGGAAAATCCATCTTTGAACCGAAAAATTCCTGTTGAAGTTGTCATTTTATTACAGGGCCAGATCGCACAGCCGGAACTTACATTTGATGTGGAATTTCCAAATGCCAGTAGCGCCGTACGCTCAGAGCTTGAGTATAGGATGAATGACCGCGCAAGCAGGGAGTTACAGGCTTTATTCCTGGTTACCCAGGGCTCCTTTTATAGTGAAATGGCAATTGGTCAGAATGCTATAACCGGGAATTTAGTTGAAAGAGCTTCCAGCATAGTAAATGATATATTTGCTGACGAGGATGGGAAGTTCCAGGTAGGTGTAAATTACGTGCAGGGAGACAGGACACCCGATCAACAAACAGTAGACAGGTTTGGTTTGACCCTATCTACCCAAATAAGCGACAGAGTCCTCATTAACGGAGCCGTAGGAGTTCCTGTTGGAGGTGTGACTGAATCTGTCATAATTGGGGATGTGGAAATTCAATTTCTTTTAAATGAAGAGGGTACTTTGAGAGCAAAAGTATTTAACAGGGAAAATAACATCCAGTTCATTGGAGAAGAAATAGGATTTACTCAGGGATTAGGTCTAACATATTCGGTTGACTTTGACACTTTCAAAGAGCTTATTCGAAAAATTGCCAATACGCAGGCAATCAAGCAAGAAGAGGGAGAAGGAGTTTCAGATAAAAAATCTCTGGCTCCTGAGTACATTGTATTTCCGGAACAATAG
- a CDS encoding 16S rRNA (uracil(1498)-N(3))-methyltransferase yields MQLFFHPGISDNDQQVVFPKDESRHIVKVLRKKEGDILNVTNGKGFLFKTEIISVSPNQCLANIIETEKEPEPDYHLHLAVAPTKMNDWYEWFLEKATEIGVREITPVICDHSERKVVKLERFERVLQSAMKQSLHLSIPVLHKEILFSEFISSKIKGDKFIAHCEENEKKSLKSVLNSGSHSTILIGPEGDFSSEEIEMAISNGWVPVSLGNSRLRTETAAIVACHTAALANEI; encoded by the coding sequence ATGCAGTTATTTTTTCATCCAGGCATTTCCGACAATGATCAACAGGTTGTCTTTCCGAAAGATGAAAGCAGGCATATTGTAAAGGTGTTGCGAAAGAAAGAAGGTGATATTCTTAATGTAACTAACGGAAAAGGATTTTTGTTTAAAACAGAAATTATTAGCGTAAGTCCTAACCAGTGTCTGGCAAATATCATAGAAACAGAAAAAGAACCGGAGCCGGATTATCATCTTCATCTTGCCGTCGCCCCCACCAAAATGAACGACTGGTATGAATGGTTTTTAGAAAAAGCCACAGAAATTGGAGTTCGCGAAATTACTCCTGTTATATGTGATCACAGTGAGAGAAAAGTAGTTAAACTGGAACGATTTGAAAGGGTGCTGCAAAGTGCTATGAAACAATCCCTGCACTTAAGTATCCCGGTTCTTCATAAGGAGATCCTGTTTTCAGAATTTATTTCTTCAAAAATTAAGGGAGATAAATTTATAGCTCACTGTGAGGAAAATGAAAAAAAATCTTTAAAATCTGTTTTAAATTCCGGCAGTCACTCTACAATCCTTATTGGTCCCGAGGGAGATTTTTCTTCAGAAGAAATAGAAATGGCCATTAGCAATGGCTGGGTCCCTGTGAGCCTGGGAAATAGCCGCCTGCGAACAGAAACTGCAGCAATAGTTGCCTGCCATACCGCCGCTCTGGCAAATGAAATATAA